The following coding sequences are from one Ramlibacter henchirensis window:
- a CDS encoding DUF4148 domain-containing protein, producing the protein MNRYTAATLLACIAAVSAGQAMAETPTIDPTPFVSTKSRADVKNELAEFKKSGVNPWASSYDPIKYFSSTKSREQVTAEFMGNRDQVAASTAEDSGSSHMAQRRVQPAGGSMDVASR; encoded by the coding sequence ATGAACCGCTACACCGCCGCAACCCTCCTGGCCTGCATCGCCGCCGTCTCGGCCGGACAGGCCATGGCCGAGACGCCCACCATCGACCCGACCCCGTTCGTGTCCACCAAGTCCCGTGCCGATGTGAAGAACGAACTGGCCGAGTTCAAGAAGTCCGGCGTCAATCCCTGGGCTAGCTCGTACGACCCGATCAAGTACTTCAGCAGCACCAAGTCGCGCGAACAGGTCACGGCCGAGTTCATGGGCAACCGCGACCAGGTCGCTGCCAGCACCGCCGAAGACAGCGGCTCGAGCCACATGGCCCAGCGTCGCGTCCAGCCCGCCGGCGGGAGCATGGACGTCGCGTCCCGCTGA
- a CDS encoding efflux RND transporter periplasmic adaptor subunit, which yields MKTIPATALLGITLLIAGCGADQPPPVEEVRPVRTSVAGTADGSVGATYSGSIHARYESRLGFEASGRIAARLVEVGAHVRRGQPLMRLDPAQETLHMASAMAEVESARSRVAQDQIDLQRTEQLLARSFASQAELDQQKLKLAESQARLKSATAQHQIKANQRAYTELRADRDGVVSAISAEAGQVVSAGQQVVTIAGDGEREVLVSIPESRVEELRSSKSLQVNLWALPGKQYTGRVRELSPDADSVTRTYSARIRIEKPDPSLLLGMTASVVNPDVGGASAIRLPLSAIYDRDGTPRVWLVDPKTSTVSLREVKLGRAQDDSVLINSGLAGGETIVTAGAHLLHAGQKVRPLSAPAVAQRQP from the coding sequence ATGAAAACGATCCCTGCGACGGCCCTTCTCGGCATCACCTTGCTGATCGCCGGATGCGGCGCGGACCAACCGCCGCCCGTGGAGGAAGTGCGCCCCGTGCGCACGTCCGTCGCGGGGACGGCCGACGGCTCCGTCGGTGCCACCTACTCCGGGTCCATCCACGCCCGGTACGAGAGCCGCCTCGGCTTCGAGGCGTCGGGCCGGATCGCCGCCCGCCTGGTCGAGGTCGGCGCGCACGTGCGGCGCGGCCAGCCGCTGATGCGGCTGGACCCGGCGCAGGAGACGCTTCATATGGCCAGCGCCATGGCCGAAGTGGAGTCCGCGCGAAGCCGCGTGGCGCAGGACCAGATCGACCTGCAGCGCACCGAGCAGCTGCTGGCGCGCTCGTTCGCGTCGCAGGCCGAGCTGGACCAGCAGAAGCTGAAGCTGGCCGAATCCCAGGCGCGCCTGAAATCCGCGACGGCGCAGCACCAGATCAAGGCCAACCAGCGCGCCTACACCGAGCTGCGCGCGGACCGCGACGGCGTGGTCAGCGCCATCAGTGCCGAGGCGGGGCAGGTCGTATCGGCCGGCCAGCAGGTCGTCACGATCGCGGGGGACGGCGAGCGCGAGGTGCTGGTGAGCATCCCCGAGTCGCGCGTCGAGGAACTGCGCTCGTCCAAGTCGCTGCAGGTCAACCTGTGGGCGCTCCCCGGCAAGCAGTACACGGGGCGCGTGCGGGAGCTCTCGCCCGACGCCGACAGCGTGACGCGCACCTACTCCGCACGCATCCGCATCGAGAAGCCGGATCCCTCGCTCCTGCTCGGCATGACGGCCTCCGTGGTGAACCCCGACGTGGGGGGCGCGAGCGCCATCCGCCTGCCGCTGTCGGCGATCTATGACCGCGACGGTACGCCCCGCGTGTGGCTGGTCGACCCGAAGACCTCCACGGTTTCGCTGCGCGAAGTCAAGCTCGGGCGCGCCCAGGACGACAGCGTCCTGATCAACTCTGGGCTGGCCGGCGGCGAGACGATCGTCACCGCCGGCGCGCACCTGCTCCATGCGGGCCAGAAGGTCCGGCCCCTGTCCGCTCCCGCCGTCGCGCAGAGGCAGCCATGA
- a CDS encoding TolC family outer membrane protein, whose protein sequence is MRSSSKSLRVAVSVAAAILCGSVHAVDLVGAYRGAVTHDPTLMSAERALQAGREKAVQGRALLLPQVGLSASVNRVDNSSSDSTSPVSQLISPQDRGSVRTTSLQVVQPLYDPKASAEKRQLTEQSAVAEVHHKAASQDLVQRVAESYFHLLLARDSLRVVQAEKAAVGTQRDRAKARFEVGRGRITEVQESQARYDAVLAREISAASTLAQREAQFKELTGLPPQQLSGLKAGFVPVPPQPDSLEAWQQRGADQNTRVATRRHEIAISSAEADKYRLSARPSVDLVGSHSWNRGGSLTPTAAPDKSRSTAIGVQLTVPLYTGGAINSRLRESLAKREQSEFDLAAAQRDMRLQVQDAFLATKSGAARVLSLEQSVVSARTALEATALGRDVGTRTELDVLEAQQRLFASQLELAQGRTDYLLGRVRLAAAAGELRENDLAELNAYLEP, encoded by the coding sequence ATGAGAAGTTCCAGCAAATCCCTGCGCGTGGCCGTCAGCGTTGCCGCGGCCATCCTGTGCGGGTCGGTGCACGCCGTCGACCTGGTAGGCGCGTACCGCGGCGCCGTGACGCACGACCCGACCCTGATGTCCGCGGAGCGGGCCTTGCAGGCCGGCCGCGAGAAGGCCGTCCAGGGTCGCGCGCTGCTGCTGCCGCAGGTCGGGCTGAGCGCCAGCGTGAATCGCGTGGACAACAGCTCCAGCGATTCGACGTCACCGGTCAGCCAGCTGATCTCGCCCCAGGACCGCGGCAGCGTGCGCACCACGTCGCTGCAGGTGGTCCAGCCGCTGTACGACCCCAAGGCCTCGGCCGAGAAGCGCCAGCTGACGGAGCAGTCCGCCGTGGCCGAAGTCCACCACAAGGCGGCCAGCCAGGACCTGGTGCAGCGTGTCGCGGAGAGCTATTTCCACCTGCTGCTCGCCAGGGACAGCCTGCGCGTGGTGCAGGCCGAGAAGGCCGCCGTCGGCACGCAGCGCGACCGCGCCAAGGCGCGTTTCGAGGTGGGCCGCGGCCGCATCACGGAGGTGCAGGAGTCGCAGGCCCGCTACGACGCCGTGCTCGCGCGCGAGATCTCCGCGGCCAGCACCCTGGCGCAGCGCGAAGCGCAGTTCAAGGAGCTGACCGGATTGCCTCCCCAGCAGCTGTCGGGGCTGAAGGCGGGCTTCGTGCCCGTGCCGCCGCAACCCGACAGCCTCGAAGCCTGGCAGCAGCGCGGCGCCGACCAGAACACGCGCGTCGCCACGCGGCGTCACGAGATTGCGATTTCCTCCGCCGAGGCCGACAAGTACCGCCTGAGTGCCCGGCCCTCCGTCGACCTCGTGGGAAGCCACAGCTGGAACCGCGGAGGCAGCCTCACGCCGACGGCCGCGCCCGACAAGAGCCGCAGCACCGCGATCGGCGTCCAGTTGACCGTGCCGCTCTACACGGGCGGGGCCATCAACTCGCGCCTGCGCGAATCGCTGGCCAAGCGCGAGCAGAGCGAGTTCGACCTCGCGGCAGCGCAGCGCGACATGCGGCTGCAGGTGCAGGACGCCTTCCTCGCCACCAAGTCCGGTGCGGCCCGGGTGCTGTCGCTGGAGCAGTCGGTGGTTTCGGCACGCACGGCCCTCGAGGCCACTGCGTTGGGCCGCGATGTGGGCACGCGCACCGAGCTGGACGTGCTGGAGGCGCAGCAGCGGCTGTTCGCGTCGCAGCTGGAGCTTGCGCAGGGGCGCACGGACTACCTGCTGGGCCGCGTGCGGCTCGCGGCCGCCGCCGGCGAGCTGCGCGAAAACGACCTTGCCGAATTGAATGCCTACCTGGAGCCCTGA
- a CDS encoding efflux RND transporter permease subunit has translation MSRFNLSEWALRHQQMVLFLLVLLTLGGVLAYGALGQKEDPEFTVKAMLVQAYWPGSSAEQMADQVTDRLEKKLQEVAEIDYTSSYAKPGMTQIVVILRDDTPASAVPDVWYQVRKKLGDIEHTLPKGVRGPFFNDEFGDTFGNMYAITGEGFGYAELREYAEKARNEFLRVADVNKVELVAAQDEKVYVETSNAKLASLGIDPSAIASTLARTNSVDAAGTVQTTTEQVRLAVSGEFDTVEKIREIGIRAGERTFRLGDIAEVRRGIVEPASFKMRFNGEPAIGLAVSMRKGGDVIRLGEELTHTVRHVQSNLPLGVQIHAVSDQPRVVEEAVHEFKKSLFEAVAIVLVVSFFSLGLRTGLVVALSIPLVLAMTFLVMYYLGIELQRISLGALIVSLGLLVDDAIIAVEMMALKLEQGWDKFRAATYAYTATAFPMLTGTLITAAGFLPVGFAKSSAGEYVFSLFQVVGISLMLSWLVAVVFTPYLGFRLLKEGAHGHVDEDAVYRRGFYARFRRFVEACLVRRRLVIAITGAAFAGSIALFGLVPKQFFPASDRPELMVDLWMPQAATFEASHQEVQALEKKLRDDPDVVAVTSYIGSGSPRFYLPLDVQTPHLNLGELMVMTKGGEARERVVEKIQGLFDHDFPLVRGRVNRLENGPPVGYPVQFRVYGTDNREVQAVADRVAATMRAHPNVRRVNQDWGERLKRLRVDVDQDKARQLGITSREIQSALQAAISGTTVTQYLEGDDTLDVVARLVGAERADLNTLKDTKVYLRNGKFVPVSQVARLSLDTEDSILWRRSRVPTLTVRGDVSGAEAPDVTLALKPQIEKIARELPLGYGIDVGGTLESSTDSQASIFAVMPLTIVAVLLLLMLQLQDMKKMAIVLLTAPLGLIGVALIMAIFRIPYGFVAMLGVIALAGMIIRNSVILVVQIDHDLAAGRPLWDAIVESAVRRLRPILLTALAAILAMVPLTRSVFWGPMAWAIMGGLLVATVLTLIFLPALYASWYGARKPAAAS, from the coding sequence ATGAGCCGCTTCAACCTCTCCGAATGGGCGCTGCGGCACCAGCAGATGGTGCTGTTCCTCCTGGTCCTGCTCACGCTCGGCGGCGTGCTCGCGTACGGCGCCCTGGGCCAGAAGGAAGACCCCGAGTTCACCGTCAAGGCCATGCTGGTGCAGGCCTACTGGCCCGGCAGCTCCGCCGAGCAGATGGCCGACCAGGTCACCGACCGGCTCGAGAAGAAGCTGCAGGAAGTCGCCGAGATCGACTACACCAGCAGCTACGCCAAGCCCGGCATGACGCAGATCGTCGTGATCCTGCGCGACGACACGCCCGCCTCCGCGGTGCCCGACGTGTGGTACCAAGTGCGCAAGAAGCTGGGCGACATCGAGCACACGCTGCCCAAAGGCGTGCGCGGACCGTTCTTCAACGACGAGTTCGGCGACACCTTCGGCAACATGTACGCCATCACGGGCGAGGGGTTCGGCTACGCCGAGCTGCGCGAATACGCCGAGAAGGCCCGCAACGAGTTCCTGCGCGTGGCGGACGTCAACAAGGTCGAACTCGTGGCCGCGCAGGACGAGAAGGTCTACGTCGAGACCTCCAACGCGAAGCTGGCCTCGCTGGGCATCGATCCCTCCGCGATCGCCTCCACCCTGGCGCGCACCAACAGCGTGGACGCCGCCGGCACCGTGCAGACCACGACGGAGCAGGTGCGCCTGGCGGTCAGCGGCGAATTCGACACGGTGGAGAAGATCCGCGAGATCGGCATCCGCGCCGGCGAGCGCACCTTCCGCCTCGGCGACATCGCCGAAGTCCGGCGCGGCATCGTCGAGCCCGCGTCCTTCAAGATGCGCTTCAACGGCGAGCCCGCCATCGGCCTGGCCGTCAGCATGCGCAAGGGCGGCGACGTCATCCGGCTGGGCGAGGAGCTGACGCACACCGTGCGCCACGTGCAGTCGAACCTGCCGCTGGGCGTGCAGATCCATGCCGTCTCCGACCAGCCTCGCGTGGTCGAGGAGGCGGTGCACGAGTTCAAGAAGAGCCTGTTCGAGGCCGTCGCGATCGTGCTGGTCGTCAGCTTCTTCTCGCTGGGCCTGCGCACCGGTCTGGTGGTCGCGCTGTCCATCCCGCTCGTGCTGGCCATGACGTTCCTCGTCATGTACTACCTGGGAATCGAGCTGCAGCGCATCTCGCTCGGCGCGCTCATCGTCTCGCTGGGGCTGCTGGTCGACGACGCCATCATCGCCGTCGAGATGATGGCCCTGAAGCTGGAGCAGGGCTGGGACAAGTTCCGCGCCGCGACCTACGCGTACACGGCGACCGCGTTCCCGATGCTGACGGGCACGCTGATCACGGCCGCCGGCTTCCTGCCGGTGGGCTTCGCCAAGTCCAGCGCCGGCGAGTACGTGTTCTCGCTGTTCCAGGTGGTGGGCATCTCGCTGATGCTGTCCTGGCTGGTGGCGGTGGTGTTCACGCCCTACCTCGGTTTCCGCCTGCTCAAGGAGGGCGCGCACGGCCACGTGGACGAGGATGCGGTCTACCGCCGCGGCTTCTACGCGCGCTTCCGCCGCTTCGTCGAGGCTTGCCTCGTGCGCCGCCGGCTGGTCATCGCGATCACCGGCGCGGCGTTCGCGGGATCGATCGCGCTGTTCGGCCTGGTGCCCAAGCAGTTCTTCCCGGCGTCGGACCGCCCGGAGCTGATGGTCGACCTGTGGATGCCGCAGGCCGCCACCTTCGAGGCCAGCCACCAGGAGGTGCAGGCCCTCGAGAAGAAGCTGCGCGACGACCCCGACGTGGTCGCGGTCACCAGCTACATCGGCAGCGGGAGCCCGCGCTTCTACCTGCCGCTGGACGTGCAGACGCCGCACCTGAACCTGGGCGAGCTCATGGTGATGACCAAGGGCGGCGAAGCTCGCGAGCGGGTGGTCGAAAAGATCCAGGGGCTGTTCGACCACGACTTCCCGCTGGTGCGCGGCCGCGTCAACCGGCTGGAGAACGGGCCGCCCGTGGGCTACCCCGTGCAGTTCCGGGTGTACGGCACGGACAACCGGGAAGTGCAGGCCGTCGCCGACCGGGTGGCCGCCACGATGCGGGCCCACCCGAACGTGCGCCGCGTCAACCAGGACTGGGGCGAGCGCCTGAAGCGCCTGCGCGTCGACGTCGACCAGGACAAGGCGCGCCAGCTGGGCATCACCTCGCGCGAGATCCAGTCCGCGCTGCAGGCCGCCATCTCGGGCACCACGGTCACGCAGTACCTCGAAGGCGACGACACGCTCGACGTGGTGGCGCGGCTGGTCGGCGCCGAGCGCGCGGACCTGAACACGCTCAAGGACACCAAGGTGTACCTGCGCAACGGCAAGTTCGTGCCCGTGTCCCAGGTGGCGCGCCTGTCGCTGGACACCGAGGACAGCATCCTGTGGCGGCGCAGCCGCGTCCCGACCCTCACGGTGCGCGGCGACGTCAGCGGCGCGGAGGCGCCGGACGTTACGCTGGCGCTCAAGCCGCAGATCGAGAAGATCGCCAGGGAGCTTCCGCTCGGCTACGGCATCGACGTCGGCGGGACCCTGGAGTCGAGCACGGATTCGCAGGCGTCGATCTTCGCTGTGATGCCGTTGACCATCGTGGCCGTCCTGCTGCTGCTGATGCTGCAGCTGCAGGACATGAAGAAGATGGCCATCGTGCTGCTCACCGCGCCGCTCGGGCTGATCGGCGTGGCGCTGATCATGGCGATCTTCCGCATCCCGTACGGCTTCGTGGCGATGCTCGGCGTGATCGCGTTGGCGGGGATGATCATCCGCAACTCGGTGATCCTGGTGGTGCAGATCGACCACGACCTCGCCGCGGGCAGGCCGCTGTGGGACGCCATCGTCGAATCGGCGGTGCGGCGGCTGCGGCCGATCCTGCTCACGGCCCTCGCGGCGATCCTGGCGATGGTTCCGCTCACCCGGTCCGTCTTCTGGGGACCGATGGCCTGGGCCATCATGGGCGGACTGCTCGTCGCCACCGTCCTCACCCTGATCTTCCTGCCCGCGCTCTACGCCAGCTGGTATGGCGCGCGCAAGCCGGCCGCTGCCTCCTGA